DNA sequence from the Nycticebus coucang isolate mNycCou1 chromosome 23, mNycCou1.pri, whole genome shotgun sequence genome:
TACTTTAGcatttaaaatcaattaaaagtagattttatttttaaatagctaatGCCTCAGCTTAATCTTAGAAAAGGCATTCttatttatatgaatataaatcCCTTAATTTTCCTTGAGATTATGCAAAGCTCTTttatttagaatttcattttcattgccttgaaaaatatattttaaataaagataagaTTTTACTTCTAGATcgtatttttctcatttgtactAATGACTGACAATCATCAACATACCTTACAAAATGTCTACTTTACAAAAATTTTGACGCCTGAAGCACTTCCcattaaatattcttaatattttcaaaacactAAACATTATCAATATGTAATTGtaatcctatatatatatataaaatcagcttTTATATTACAAAAATAGGGCTTTGCTTTGACTCTTACACTTTGTCATAGGAAAGAAATTATCATCAGTGCTTCATTATATTTTTGCTAAACAATAATCAAGATATTATTGCAGCTCCCTATGAGTCAGTAGTCCAGCAATACCAAAATATCTTTGTTCAAACTCTGTTAAAATTATAACTCCTTATAATATTTTTGCtgtaattcatttttttgtttgattttatttttagttcaactATTGATGCAAAATCAGAGGAAGctactaaaatggaaaaaggaaaatcagcaTTAAGCAAAGTTTTGGAATCTTTGTGCATACATCACCAGCAACAAGTTTTGGCTATGTTGAAATTTCTAGTCCAAGAGCAGAATGCTGCTTCTCTTTGCTGTTGTAATGCATCATGTGTTGTGGCTTCAGAATCTCAAAAGCCTTTAACTGAAGATGATTTACACGGTCTGTTCTGTAGTTGTGAATATAGGCTGGCAGAAAGAGGgtatttacaaaatgaaagacAAAGCCCTGGTTTAGAGCCTCTGCCAGTCTGTATTAAAGATTTGCATTGTTTATCTCACCAAACTGTAACTATTGAACACATTAAGACAGTAGTGAATAGAGGAATTACAAACAGTTGTAATTCTCACAGGTGCTGTTCTGGACTGTTACCAGACATTCGCTCTGCAACATCAGCCTTTTGTAGTCCTCTTCTGTCAAGGGAAATATGTGATCTTTCAGTCAGTCTTAAAGATCTTTCTAGATCTCGAAGTCCCTCACCTCCACCATTATCACCTGTAGAAACTGAAGGATTTGAAAGATTGAAAGACGTCATCTCAGAGATTTCATCCttagaaaataaacttgaaaCAAACATTAACCAGCCTCCATCTCTCACACCAGCCGAAATAAGCAGCAACAAGGGTGATCATGAAGGTGaagttcataaaattaaaaaatccaatAACTCCGATTCTTTGCTCTCAGAAGACAGCAATAATTATACTACAAATCATGAAAAAGGTGAAACTGCTATAATTTTTCAAGATTTAATGGATCgcattaatgaaaaattaaaatcaatagaAACCACAGATATGACAAGCCTTGTAAAATTATCTAGCAGTGATTGTAATACAGATAATGACTTAAAATTAGGAGATTTAATAACCTCTCTGTTGCATAATGCAAAGGCCAGTGATTACAGTTTTATGGAATTATTGAGTCAACatgataaaaaggttgaaaataaaattattcagacAAGATTTCGAAAGCGTCAGGAAACCTTATTTGCAATGCACAGCTCCTGTGATTCATCCATGTGTAGAAGGCAGTCTTTACAGATAAAAAGAGAACTTGCTAATCTTGGTGaaaattttgtaagaaaaaaatacaccgaAAAGAATGCGAGGAAATTGATGCACAACGATGAGATGTTTTTATCAGACAAAGAAGAATTCAGTCATTGCCAAGGGCCTTCTTTACAAAATCCTAAAAGCCTTCAAGACAAAAATCATGTAGAAACATCTTCACCAAATTTTGCATTACACTCATTGCAACTAcctcttaatagtttagaaactAACTTGGCTTTTGATAAATTTTCAGAAAGCTTAAAAACAACTTCACCTGAGAAAATAAGCATAAGAAAGTCACAAGAGAAATCTTCAGCTggaaaaaagaagttgaaaaatCATAGGGAGAATCCAAAATTAGAGAATTGTCCAACTTCTACAAAAAGAGATGTTTCTGGACTTTTAAGCAGAACTAAACGAAATATTGTGCCTCCAGGATGGTATTCTatatatgtaacaaataattatatttttaaaaaatcccctaAGGCTAAAAAGGTACCCAAgcccataaaagaaaaagatccaaTGAGAAATATTCAGATTGAAAGCTCACATAATATAGATCTAAACAAAATTGCAATGAATTCTAATTTACAAGTTGTTGTGGAACGTTTGGAAGATACCATAAATATGGCCAAAAAATCTTGGAATCATCATCCATTGTCAGAAGGTTATAAAACATCCAAGAGATTGATAGAAATTGATGGTAAAGATCAAAATGCTGGGAGAAATGTGGCTCTTTCTCTAAATAGAATGACATGCAAAGAGCAGGGTTTGTCAAAATCTGTGGTAATCTCCAGCAATATCAAAAGTCATCATATGCCTACAGTGGATTTGAATAACAAAAGACTGGATAGTCTGAAAAAGTCATCTGTTTTAGATATGGGTAGCTTGATTTCCAGTGTTGAAAATGTGCCAGCAAAATATGAAAGTATCGAAAGCTCCTCTTTTTCCAACTATTCTAGCCCTATCAAACTTATGTTTTTATCTGAGATTAAAAGCAGTGAAGGAGTCAAATATACTTTAACTTCTGTTGATACTTCAGAATCAAATGTTGatctttctttggaaaaatgtacaACACATCATGTAactgaaaaaaacacagaaacaaataAGGATATCCCAGATGCTAACTTTGAAAATTATAGAGCTAATAATCATTGTGATACTGATTCTTTTCAAAAAGAACTAAACAAATTTAATTGTGTAAAAGAAACTGCAGAATCCTCAGCAATGTTTATAGATGATATAAATAGTGACATGCCACAAGAAGAACCCAGGGACAGTTCAAGCAGTGCGaattcatcttttaaaagaaaaccaggTAGACCAAAAAAAATAGGTCCCCAGGTTGTGAAACAGAGCAAGCGGCCAATTGGAAGACCCCCAAAGCCTAAAATTGACCAATCAGACATCACCATTTGCCAGAATGATTCCTTTCGTGCTGGAAGGAAAAGCCCAGAATCTGCCTTATCAGAAGTAAAAGAAGGTATTTATAAAAAGAGTATTATAGTGACTGTTATTTATGGAAGGTCAAGAAGAACTAAAAGGCATGTCTCTGAAGGAAGTGTTAACATGAGCAATATTGTGTCTTTAAACAATACTGTTGCTGATTTTCCAACTGAGTATAATAGTCTCAGAAATATTGGAAAGGACCAAATTGACTTGGGTGAAAGATTAAGTGCTATATCAAGCCTGACTACTGAAAGTGAGATGTTGAGGTCTAGCTTTGAATATGTTAGGCCCATCAAGAACAAGTCTGTGATACTTCCACCTTCCAAGAACATTATTCGACCAAATCTAAAGCCTTTGCCAGTAAGTAGGAAGCCTGGGAGACCTGCAAAAGTGAAAATTTCTGGCATATCTGTAACTATTAATAGAATTTCACCTCAGGAAAGAGAAGTAAGTGTTAGCAGCTGCTTACCTCCTTTAGAACAGaatatgtttgaaaaaaatctgcCTGAAGAAAAGCATAGTCCACAATATAGTAAGATGGGTAGAACAAGGCATACTGCAGCCAGCATAGTCAAGAACGGGTTGGAAGGTGTGGTTGCTCCTCTATCTTTGAGACATTCTAGTAGGGATAGAAAGCCATCTCTGCATTTCTTACATTCATTAGCATCTTCTAGCTCACTTATTTATAGAAATCCTGTGCTCCATAAGTCATATAAACTCCATTTGCAAACAGGTAAAAGTCACAAGGAAAAACATAGGCAGTCAAGGACAAAATTAGCTTCCAAAGATACCCCAAGATCTAGACATTCAAGGAATGCAAGAAAGTGTTTGGAAGATAACAAATTAACACCCATTTCTGAAGTATCCTTGGACCCTATAATCTCATCGAACCCTTTGCTCAGGTGGTGGGCTACTTCTACTTCAAATGATTCCTTACTAGAGGAATTAAACAACAGATTCGAGCAAATAACAAATGCTTGGGTGAAAGTGAGTGGAGATGAAGCTGAAAATTGTGttcataaaaaaagagaaaacattgaaAACGATCATTTCAAAGTAGCAAGCCCTTTGGAAACTTGTCTTTTAGAACTTGAAGTTTCACCAGTAAAAAtgctttttcagaaaaaatatgatttaaatgaACTCTGTACCTGGTTTATGCAAACAACAGAAACACAGTCTCTTTCCCTAGTTAGAAAAGCAAATGCCCGAAATCCTTTGGAAGTAATAAATACCAGGGGTATCAAATTAGGGATGAAATACTCTGACTTTACTACTAGCCCTTTCAgaaagcactttaaaaaatttgCACTCTCTTCTCCTTCAAAATCAGCAGGGAAGTTGCATATACTGCGGAAAGTGGTTAGCTCTCCACtcttaaatgtgaaaaataatttatgcatAGCTAGATTAAAAAGGACTGAGTTTAGGAGGTTGCATCATGAAAGGTGGAAAAGAGAGGGAAAGTCGCACAACCACAGTTCAGTTGGTTGGAACTCTAAAAGGAGAAACCTAAGATTTTTCTGCCAGaaccaatttttaaataagaCTAAGGGGGGAGCAGATGCTGACTTCTCACTCCAAGGAGAAAGCACAGTAGATAATGAGTGCATTTTGCCACCTGAGATCAAGGATGACTTATTGCAACAGAGAGCggcaatgcctggcttcaaaataGATGCTAGTTTAGAGAATAAATTGAAGTCAGAAACAAAAGAGAACGGAATAAATTGCAGccaaaaagattttgaaaagggACCAAGACTAGGAAACATATGTCCAGATAATTGGAGGTCAAAAACCTTAAAAGATTGTAGGATATTTTTGAGAAAGCTCAACTATCTTgaacataaaaatacttttaagctAAACACAATCATTTATTCTCCTGAATCTGTTGACAGTGGAAGTAATCGCCAGACTCAGATAGAAGAATCAAAGCGCTTTACTTTAAGATCTCATTCTACTAagcaaaattcttttaaaaagcaatctaaagaaatagaaaatgctaAAGCAAATAGTCCTTCAACCGATAAATTTGCTGGCCAACTTGACAGTAGTAAATTAAGTAAATGTGTTAACTTTGACAAGAATCCTTCTGATAGTTTTGAAGTTATTAGCAatttgaacaaaagaaaaagaccacCATGGAAGACCACAGAAATGTCAACAAAAAGACATAAACGACAGTCTGGCAACAGTGGACAAATGgcaaactatttttcaaaatccCTAGGTAAGTTCTTCtctaattaattttaaagtttcattgtAGGTGCCTTGAGTAAACTGTACAATAAATGGTAGAAAGAGAACAGCTGATTCAGtttgaatttgttttcaaaatagaaaacctaatttCTTGGCACCTAGTATGAAACTCATGAAATTAGGTGCTGCTGAATGTACCAGTATGTTTCCCCACCTTTTAATGTGTCCATAAtttcaagcaaataaaaatatgtttagtagagatctagaaaacttctttaaaatatattgttaatgTAAAAAGTACATTATCTCCTTTTTTCATTTGATAGCTCTGTATAAAGCCAGAAAACAGTTTGATAGACAAATATGATTAAGTAAAAATCAACTACTACACTGCAGGCTAATATATATTTGTTCTCTTAGTAAGTTAATAACAACTATGAGACCATGTAGAAAAAGTAAAGACTATCCCATTGCTAACTTGATAAAGGCTATAACATATCTAATCCTAGAATATCAGGCTCACGTCTACTGTCAAGCTGTTGCCATTTGGAAGCCACTTGAAAACTCTGATTATTTGAAGAGTGGTACAGTAACAATACTTTTTTTCAGTAAATCAGGACACTTGACTAGGTTTTATTATATCAGACATTGAGCTTATTTCCAGAGATAGGAAGATGAGGATTCCTTTCCACAGATAATGCATAGCTTAGTAAGAAAGAGTCATATGCAAGTCCTTGTTAAGGTAATGCTAAATTCAGAACATAAACCAAAATAACTGTGGCAAGTAATTACGTGCTTTTCTCAGTTATACCAACCTAACGTTGGGGCCTCAGGAAGAGGCCGTTACCCTTTAGAACTTGGCAAAATACCATAGAAACATTGCAGTTGCTAGCATTTCCAACTCTGCTTATTGGTAGGTTCTGGACAGTGCAAGATATTTAGGAGTATAGGAGTGCTAATTATTAATAACTTCCTCGATGTCAAAAGAGTGCCAGGTAACCTTTGGAAATTGAAGAATATTTTATACGGTTGATTTTTACACTATTTTAGGAGTGTTTGTTGAGGATTGGGAAAGCATTAGTGGCTTTTtgttaaccttttaaaaaacttatttaaaagctaaaataaGTAGTATCAggtcttaaaatattaaaatcagtcAACTatagatttttacaaaaatttaattatttaactgAACTTTAAAATGCCTATTTCAGTAATTATCCAGCATGTaataagtaaaatttcaattatctAACATGCAATGAGTAAAATTTTAAAGGTGGTCAAATCTCCAttataaaaaatgaatcaaaactAGAAAGAATGACCTTCTTTCTTGTCCTCAGGATAACTAAAAATAACATAACAAATAACATGTCAGGAACACAAGAGGAAAAGACCTgatagtgactttttaaaaaaaattataattcatcTAAAACTACGCACATGTTTTGTGAAGACTGTCATGAATGGAGAATAAGAtgtttagtttcatttttaattctctaTATCATCCTCATTTCATGCTATTCCAGTCCACTAAAGGTAATTTGCATTAATTCATTTTACAACAGAACCGTATTTTGTCCTTTCAGTTTCTTAATGATGTATCTTCCTAAGAAACAACAGTAAAGTTTATTTTAGTATGATTCTTCACCCCACTAAATAAATATGAGATCATTCTAGAAAAGTAAGATGGAAGATGCCTAATTACTACTTTTCAAATTAATTTCGAGATCCTTTTGgagtattttagattttttagtACTATATAAAGAATTGTTTTTCacctttctcattttaaaaattactagtaCTATTTCCTGTTCtgcttaaagttttatttatcttttactgataactttccttctttattttttaacattctttaaatCAATCAAGgacattatttttatgaaattgtatttatagcagtatttgttatatttatctgatttttaaatgttttcttaaagtatttttttctcattattcttGGTATTTCATACTTCTTTTTGCCCTTTTAGAAATGATGCTAAAACTCATTATTAGTTTTATATGTGTTTTGCTTCTTCATACCACATATAATAATTAGTGAGTAGAGATGACACTTTTAAAAGCAGGACTTTTCTAGAAAAATTTCTAGGGTGATGTATGtgaaaaaattttagaatatttctatTGATGAAAAGTTTTCTTCTACTATGAATGTCTtgttttttgtacattttgagaTTAACTGTCCatatatagtttaaaatataaagagtTTTTCAATTTGTACTTTGCCACATTTCTCCTGCTGTGTACATCAGGTATAGAtgtggaaaggaggaaggagtgcagttccttccttttcttaattcaacaaatattcagtGAATGCCTATGGTATGTTCTGAGTTCCCTTTCTAGCTGAGTTGAGCTCACTATCTCATGGGGAATCAAAAAATGAATAGGCAATTGCAGTAGAAGGATGGGGTGAGTGGTACTATCCAGAGAGAGGTGGACTGTGGGGGGAAATAGAATTCAATGTAAGGGAATTAGGCAAGGCTTTCTGCATTGTCACATCTAAGCTGAGGCTTGAAGGAAGGCTGACTATCAGAAGTCAAAAGAGGAGTATTTCAGGCAGAGCAGATTACAGCTGGAAAATCTGGGTGACAAAAAAGAGCAAGGTTATTCGGAATATGGAGAATTTTATTGGAGCTGAGACAAAATGGGAACCAGGGATTGAGGGAAGGGAAATGGGAAAATGGTAGAAGATAAGGCTTGTGAGGTCAGTATCAGttaacaaaaaatgtttatttcgtttttttcttcttccatagGACAGTGTCACtttcataaaaaaaaagttttaagccCTAATAGCAGCAGCAGTGGACAAAATAGATTTGAGAGTGAGCTAGGAAGTAAAATCATTGTgttaagaaagaagaataaaggatAACATCCACGTTTTTGCCTTGAACATCCGGGTAAATGATAGTAAAATTCAGTCAGATTGAATGCTCTTACAGGGTTCAGTTTTAGACATAAGGGATTTGAGATATCTAGTGGGTTGTCCAAAGTTTAGGAAGCAATTAGATAATATGAATCTGTTGCCCAGGGAAGAGGCCTGAGTTAAGAGAAAGATTTGGGATCAGCAAATAATTGAAGCTAGGAGAGTGAAGAGATAGTGTAAGATTGAAAGAGCCGAGGATCTTAGACCTCCAACAatatagggaaaagaaaagatgtgCATGAAAGACAGATGAGCGTTATCAAGGGGTGAGGGAAGAGCCTAGAAGACCCTGGTGTAAGGTGCTGATAAGAAGTCAATTAGGATGAACCCTGAAACTTCTGTTGAACAAGAGGTTATCTCGGCGATGTGAGAGAGAGCAGCTTTGGTGAACAACGAGAGCCAGAAATCTTATTCAGTGCTAGATGAGGAAATgcaggaaatgaagaaaattagcATGGAAAACTGGAAGTGGCTGTGAAtggggagtgggggagagagaAGTAGCTAGAGTAAGCTGGGGTGGAaggcagtttaaaaaaatttttttttcatgccagTGGGAAGAATCCAGTAGAGAATTAAAAAAGGCTAAAGATCCAGAAATGAGATGGCAAGTAGTGGAAATAGAGTGAACCCCCCACGTTCTCAGGTGTGGGAATCTGGGGTGTTGTTAGAGAGATTGGTCTTGACCAGAAGAGTCACTTTTCTCTTAATAGGGTCAGGAAAACAGTATGAATAATATTTGGGGATGCAGATCAGTAATTTGTAGACAGAACATTGAGATGTTAGAGTCCGTTTTCTGTGTAATCTAAGAACAGTATGGTGAGATTAGATTGGGCAATATGGATAAGGCTTGAAATAGCTGTCTCAAGAAACGTAGGAGTGAATAACTGGTTTTATCTCTACCACAATGTAAGGTGGGCCTTTAAACTCAATGGTAGTTGGGTTCACCAAGTGGGTATAGTAGGACAAAGAGATCAAGTTAATGTATTTGTTCTGTGACTAGTAAGAAGCTATATGATCACAGTTGAGTTCTAGAGAATCTTTTCTAATAACAGCACACAATGTACACTTTGGGGGTAGAGGGTGGGAAATGAGGTGTGAAGAGCCATTTGCAAATGATTTTTGAGGTGAAAATGTAATATGACTGCTGACAATAatattattgacctttttaatATCACTATCTTTTGAATTCCCAAAGCAAATGTATGCCTTTTTCTAATTGATAAATATCTGGATGTGAATAAGCTGACTTTGGACACTTCTGAAGAAATTCTTAAGACTAAAATAACTTCATGTAGACTTGAAGCTATTATACTAAAAGTACTTATCCTAAAACATAAAGTTTTCCCACAAAAAATCATAATTCAGTTGGTACTTTGAATTAGATTCTGGGATGACTGAAAAAATATGATCAGTTTGTcatcttttcctgttttgtcaTCTATCCTCAAAAataactgaatatacatttttttcctattcagaaTTCTGGTTTTCACATAAGATTATAACTGATGaagcaatttttaaataagtaatatACTTTTTCAGCTACCTGAAACAAAGACACTGATCTTGCTTATGAATGTTTTACCACATATTTTGAACATAAAacattgagttttttaaaaattagtgtgGATGACAGAACCCGTTGCACAGAATATCCTTAGACATTGTTGTACAAAATATAGAGTTAAAGTTTTTTTACATGCTGTTATTTAACATCgccatcattatttttatttattagaaaaactTGGAAACATAGATGGTTTTCTAaatctaattttaataaaaaaaaatttccagatgaCTCAGTGTCACTTTATTCTAATTTGGTACAAACGCATTCCACAGATGGATTCTAGGGCGTACTAGTCTCCCCAAGATGCAAAGGGTTCTGTGGTCAAGTGAGATTAGGAAATGCTCCTTTCTCTTACCTTTTCTTACTGAGCCGCAGTGCCCCATTAGCATGTTAAACTTCATTACCCAAACTTTCTATAAAATCGAAACGTTTTATATGTCGCAGAATGTAATACAGGGAATATAATTAACTACAATAATCTACATAGTTTCTTGGTGGAGTTTCTCTGAAATTTTCTATGACATTCCCAGAAAGAATGTAACAATTGCAAAAATATAAGTTAACTTATATATCAGATTTGTTCCTGTTGTACATAAGTTAGGGcaattgaaattat
Encoded proteins:
- the LCORL gene encoding ligand-dependent nuclear receptor corepressor-like protein isoform X1, translating into MDKGRERMAAAAAAAAAAAAAAQCRSPRCAAERRGFRRELDSWRHRLMHCVGFESILEGLYGPRLRRDLSLFEDCEPEELTDWSMDEKCSFCNLQREAVSDCIPSLDSSQSTPTEELSSQGQSNTDKIEYQAENYLNTLFRKKGNIDLPQNCDPNIPLVAQELMKKMIRQFAIEYISKSGKIQENRNGSIGPSLICKSIQMNQAENSLQEEQEGPLDLTVNRMQEQNTQQGDGVLDLSTKKTSIKSEESSICDPSSENSMAGSTIDAKSEEATKMEKGKSALSKVLESLCIHHQQQVLAMLKFLVQEQNAASLCCCNASCVVASESQKPLTEDDLHGLFCSCEYRLAERGYLQNERQSPGLEPLPVCIKDLHCLSHQTVTIEHIKTVVNRGITNSCNSHRCCSGLLPDIRSATSAFCSPLLSREICDLSVSLKDLSRSRSPSPPPLSPVETEGFERLKDVISEISSLENKLETNINQPPSLTPAEISSNKGDHEGEVHKIKKSNNSDSLLSEDSNNYTTNHEKGETAIIFQDLMDRINEKLKSIETTDMTSLVKLSSSDCNTDNDLKLGDLITSLLHNAKASDYSFMELLSQHDKKVENKIIQTRFRKRQETLFAMHSSCDSSMCRRQSLQIKRELANLGENFVRKKYTEKNARKLMHNDEMFLSDKEEFSHCQGPSLQNPKSLQDKNHVETSSPNFALHSLQLPLNSLETNLAFDKFSESLKTTSPEKISIRKSQEKSSAGKKKLKNHRENPKLENCPTSTKRDVSGLLSRTKRNIVPPGWYSIYVTNNYIFKKSPKAKKVPKPIKEKDPMRNIQIESSHNIDLNKIAMNSNLQVVVERLEDTINMAKKSWNHHPLSEGYKTSKRLIEIDGKDQNAGRNVALSLNRMTCKEQGLSKSVVISSNIKSHHMPTVDLNNKRLDSLKKSSVLDMGSLISSVENVPAKYESIESSSFSNYSSPIKLMFLSEIKSSEGVKYTLTSVDTSESNVDLSLEKCTTHHVTEKNTETNKDIPDANFENYRANNHCDTDSFQKELNKFNCVKETAESSAMFIDDINSDMPQEEPRDSSSSANSSFKRKPGRPKKIGPQVVKQSKRPIGRPPKPKIDQSDITICQNDSFRAGRKSPESALSEVKEGIYKKSIIVTVIYGRSRRTKRHVSEGSVNMSNIVSLNNTVADFPTEYNSLRNIGKDQIDLGERLSAISSLTTESEMLRSSFEYVRPIKNKSVILPPSKNIIRPNLKPLPVSRKPGRPAKVKISGISVTINRISPQEREVSVSSCLPPLEQNMFEKNLPEEKHSPQYSKMGRTRHTAASIVKNGLEGVVAPLSLRHSSRDRKPSLHFLHSLASSSSLIYRNPVLHKSYKLHLQTGKSHKEKHRQSRTKLASKDTPRSRHSRNARKCLEDNKLTPISEVSLDPIISSNPLLRWWATSTSNDSLLEELNNRFEQITNAWVKVSGDEAENCVHKKRENIENDHFKVASPLETCLLELEVSPVKMLFQKKYDLNELCTWFMQTTETQSLSLVRKANARNPLEVINTRGIKLGMKYSDFTTSPFRKHFKKFALSSPSKSAGKLHILRKVVSSPLLNVKNNLCIARLKRTEFRRLHHERWKREGKSHNHSSVGWNSKRRNLRFFCQNQFLNKTKGGADADFSLQGESTVDNECILPPEIKDDLLQQRAAMPGFKIDASLENKLKSETKENGINCSQKDFEKGPRLGNICPDNWRSKTLKDCRIFLRKLNYLEHKNTFKLNTIIYSPESVDSGSNRQTQIEESKRFTLRSHSTKQNSFKKQSKEIENAKANSPSTDKFAGQLDSSKLSKCVNFDKNPSDSFEVISNLNKRKRPPWKTTEMSTKRHKRQSGNSGQMANYFSKSLACYK
- the LCORL gene encoding ligand-dependent nuclear receptor corepressor-like protein isoform X2 encodes the protein MDKGRERMAAAAAAAAAAAAAAQCRSPRCAAERRGFRRELDSWRHRLMHCVGFESILEGLYGPRLRRDLSLFEDCEPEELTDWSMDEKCSFCNLQREAVSDCIPSLDSSQSTPTEELSSQGQSNTDKIEYQAENYLNTLFRKKDLPQNCDPNIPLVAQELMKKMIRQFAIEYISKSGKIQENRNGSIGPSLICKSIQMNQAENSLQEEQEGPLDLTVNRMQEQNTQQGDGVLDLSTKKTSIKSEESSICDPSSENSMAGSTIDAKSEEATKMEKGKSALSKVLESLCIHHQQQVLAMLKFLVQEQNAASLCCCNASCVVASESQKPLTEDDLHGLFCSCEYRLAERGYLQNERQSPGLEPLPVCIKDLHCLSHQTVTIEHIKTVVNRGITNSCNSHRCCSGLLPDIRSATSAFCSPLLSREICDLSVSLKDLSRSRSPSPPPLSPVETEGFERLKDVISEISSLENKLETNINQPPSLTPAEISSNKGDHEGEVHKIKKSNNSDSLLSEDSNNYTTNHEKGETAIIFQDLMDRINEKLKSIETTDMTSLVKLSSSDCNTDNDLKLGDLITSLLHNAKASDYSFMELLSQHDKKVENKIIQTRFRKRQETLFAMHSSCDSSMCRRQSLQIKRELANLGENFVRKKYTEKNARKLMHNDEMFLSDKEEFSHCQGPSLQNPKSLQDKNHVETSSPNFALHSLQLPLNSLETNLAFDKFSESLKTTSPEKISIRKSQEKSSAGKKKLKNHRENPKLENCPTSTKRDVSGLLSRTKRNIVPPGWYSIYVTNNYIFKKSPKAKKVPKPIKEKDPMRNIQIESSHNIDLNKIAMNSNLQVVVERLEDTINMAKKSWNHHPLSEGYKTSKRLIEIDGKDQNAGRNVALSLNRMTCKEQGLSKSVVISSNIKSHHMPTVDLNNKRLDSLKKSSVLDMGSLISSVENVPAKYESIESSSFSNYSSPIKLMFLSEIKSSEGVKYTLTSVDTSESNVDLSLEKCTTHHVTEKNTETNKDIPDANFENYRANNHCDTDSFQKELNKFNCVKETAESSAMFIDDINSDMPQEEPRDSSSSANSSFKRKPGRPKKIGPQVVKQSKRPIGRPPKPKIDQSDITICQNDSFRAGRKSPESALSEVKEGIYKKSIIVTVIYGRSRRTKRHVSEGSVNMSNIVSLNNTVADFPTEYNSLRNIGKDQIDLGERLSAISSLTTESEMLRSSFEYVRPIKNKSVILPPSKNIIRPNLKPLPVSRKPGRPAKVKISGISVTINRISPQEREVSVSSCLPPLEQNMFEKNLPEEKHSPQYSKMGRTRHTAASIVKNGLEGVVAPLSLRHSSRDRKPSLHFLHSLASSSSLIYRNPVLHKSYKLHLQTGKSHKEKHRQSRTKLASKDTPRSRHSRNARKCLEDNKLTPISEVSLDPIISSNPLLRWWATSTSNDSLLEELNNRFEQITNAWVKVSGDEAENCVHKKRENIENDHFKVASPLETCLLELEVSPVKMLFQKKYDLNELCTWFMQTTETQSLSLVRKANARNPLEVINTRGIKLGMKYSDFTTSPFRKHFKKFALSSPSKSAGKLHILRKVVSSPLLNVKNNLCIARLKRTEFRRLHHERWKREGKSHNHSSVGWNSKRRNLRFFCQNQFLNKTKGGADADFSLQGESTVDNECILPPEIKDDLLQQRAAMPGFKIDASLENKLKSETKENGINCSQKDFEKGPRLGNICPDNWRSKTLKDCRIFLRKLNYLEHKNTFKLNTIIYSPESVDSGSNRQTQIEESKRFTLRSHSTKQNSFKKQSKEIENAKANSPSTDKFAGQLDSSKLSKCVNFDKNPSDSFEVISNLNKRKRPPWKTTEMSTKRHKRQSGNSGQMANYFSKSLACYK